The sequence below is a genomic window from Aulosira sp. FACHB-615.
GAAGTATTTACCTTTGTCAGCAAGCAACCTTCCTTAAACTGTGTAGGTTTGCACGCCCATATTGGTTCCCAAATTTTTGAACTGCAACCCCATCAAGATTTAGGGGCTGTCATGGTGCAGTGGTTCCGCGATACTGCTAAGTATGGTTTAAGTTTAACGGAACTCAACATTGGTGGTGGATTAGGCATTCGTTATACAGAATCCGATGATCCCCCAAGTATTGAAGATTGGGTAAAAGTAATTTGTGCAGCTGTTCAAGAAACTTGTGCGGCGGAAAATTTGCCTTTACCAAAGCTATTATGTGAACCAGGGCGATCGCTGATTGCCACATCTTGTATTACTGCCTATACTATTGGCGCAACCAAAGTAGTACCAGACATTCGTACCTACGTATCTGTTGATGGTGGGATGTCCGATAATCCCCGCCCCATCACTTACCAGTCTGTTTATCGGGCGGTAGTTGCTAATAAAATGTCTGCTAATGTAACAGAAACAGTCACCGTAGCTGGTAAACATTGTGAATCAGGAGATATCCTAATTAAAAATGCCCAACTACCCAAAACTGAACCAGGCGACATTCTCGTGGTTATGGCGACTGGTGCGTACAATTACAGTATGGCATCTAACTACAACCGCTTACCCCGACCCGCAGCCGTAGTCGTAGCCAATGGCGAAGCAAATTTGATTTTGCAACGCGAAACTTATCAAGACTTAATTCGGCAAGATTGTCTACCAGAAAGACTAAAAAAGTCTGAAGTCTGAAAAAGTGTGAAGTCTGAAGTCTGAAAACTTAAAGGTTGTAGACCAAAGGAAATTGCCCCAGGCTAGGTTAAAAACTCAATGATGAAATTTATATTTCACACTTCATACTTCATACTTCACACTTTACACTTCATACTTTATACTTCATACTTCATACTTGATTCCAGATGTCATGAAAGATTGGTCAAAGCATTGGCTGACAAACCTAGGATGGTCGCAGTCCTTGCTACTTGGGACTCTGGATATAGTATTAGTGCTGGCGCTGACGTACATGATACTAGTGATTATTAGTGAGCGCCGGACACTTTGGATGGTGCGAGGATTTATTATTTTAATGTTGGC
It includes:
- the lysA gene encoding diaminopimelate decarboxylase; amino-acid sequence: MVSTHPTEVQHAGTQYLPQKRNPNATISPNQELLPLTAKVNSNDCLEIGGCDVTTLVQQFGSPLYILDEDTLRAACRQYRDAFKQYYPGVSQVLYASKAWNCLAVCAIAASEGLGIDVVSGGELYTALAAGVSPEKIYLHGNNKSQPELVLAIESGVTIVVDNWYELKTLVELSTQHSALSTRIMLRLTPGIECHTHEYIRTGHLDSKFGFDPNDLDEVFTFVSKQPSLNCVGLHAHIGSQIFELQPHQDLGAVMVQWFRDTAKYGLSLTELNIGGGLGIRYTESDDPPSIEDWVKVICAAVQETCAAENLPLPKLLCEPGRSLIATSCITAYTIGATKVVPDIRTYVSVDGGMSDNPRPITYQSVYRAVVANKMSANVTETVTVAGKHCESGDILIKNAQLPKTEPGDILVVMATGAYNYSMASNYNRLPRPAAVVVANGEANLILQRETYQDLIRQDCLPERLKKSEV